A part of Deinococcus aerius genomic DNA contains:
- a CDS encoding 3-oxoacid CoA-transferase, translated as MKQVPVISLEEAARLVKSGDTLLVGGFGMTGNPVHLVHALAETDTRDLTFVGNNVGEAGLSGGRLLRNGQIKKAIGSFFTSNREAVAAAQNGTLEVQLLPQGTLAEALRAGGAGIGGFYTPTAAGTVIAEGADVRTLNGREMVFVPALRGNVAFVRAWRADRAGNLQYRLTEQNFNRAMATAADVVVAEVEEIVEVGEIDPEHVHTPGLYVDYLVQAHLTPEDLGSSADVKAGAKKVDESRMHMARRALRELRPGDVVNLGIGIPTLVADLITPEHGVNLHTENGMLGVGPAPEDGGAMDYPVNAGKIPVTALPGASYFDSADSFGMIRGGHVDVAVMGGLQVDEHGNLANWAVPGKPLLGVGGAMDLASGAGRLIVTMTHTDPDGTPKIVPECTLPLTARGNVSMIITDKAVFEFLNGQLTLTELMPGATLEDVRASTTARFQERLPEVTPG; from the coding sequence ATGAAGCAGGTTCCGGTCATCTCGCTGGAGGAGGCTGCCCGGCTGGTGAAGTCGGGGGACACGCTGCTCGTCGGGGGCTTCGGCATGACCGGCAACCCCGTTCACCTCGTCCACGCCCTGGCCGAGACGGACACTCGGGACCTCACCTTCGTGGGCAACAACGTCGGCGAGGCGGGGCTCAGCGGGGGCCGTCTGCTGCGGAATGGGCAGATTAAGAAGGCCATCGGGTCGTTTTTCACCAGCAACCGCGAGGCGGTGGCGGCGGCGCAGAACGGCACGCTGGAGGTGCAACTGCTGCCCCAAGGAACGCTCGCCGAAGCCTTGCGGGCCGGGGGAGCCGGGATCGGGGGCTTTTACACACCCACGGCGGCTGGGACGGTGATCGCTGAGGGAGCCGACGTTCGGACCCTGAACGGGCGGGAGATGGTCTTTGTCCCCGCCCTGCGCGGCAACGTCGCCTTCGTCCGCGCCTGGCGGGCCGACCGTGCCGGAAACCTCCAGTACCGCCTCACCGAGCAGAACTTCAACCGGGCGATGGCGACCGCCGCCGATGTGGTCGTGGCGGAGGTCGAGGAAATCGTGGAGGTGGGGGAGATCGACCCCGAGCATGTCCACACGCCCGGCCTGTATGTGGACTACCTCGTCCAGGCTCACCTGACCCCCGAGGATTTGGGCAGCTCTGCCGACGTGAAGGCCGGGGCCAAGAAGGTGGACGAATCCCGGATGCACATGGCACGCCGCGCCTTGCGGGAACTTCGTCCCGGCGACGTGGTGAACCTCGGCATCGGCATTCCCACGCTGGTGGCCGACCTGATCACGCCCGAGCATGGGGTTAACCTCCACACCGAGAACGGAATGCTGGGCGTCGGCCCCGCCCCCGAGGATGGAGGGGCGATGGACTACCCGGTGAACGCGGGCAAGATTCCCGTTACCGCTCTGCCCGGGGCGAGCTACTTCGACTCTGCCGATTCCTTCGGGATGATCCGTGGAGGGCATGTGGACGTGGCGGTGATGGGCGGCCTTCAGGTGGATGAACACGGCAACCTCGCCAATTGGGCCGTGCCGGGCAAGCCGTTGCTGGGCGTGGGGGGCGCGATGGACCTGGCGAGTGGGGCGGGGCGGCTAATCGTGACCATGACGCACACGGACCCCGACGGCACGCCCAAGATCGTCCCCGAATGCACCCTGCCGCTCACGGCCAGGGGAAACGTCAGCATGATCATCACGGACAAGGCGGTGTTCGAGTTTCTGAACGGTCAACTCACGCTGACCGAACTGATGCCCGGCGCCACCCTGGAGGATGTTCGGGCCTCGACCACCGCCCGCTTTCAGGAGCGGTTGCCGGAGGTCACCCCGGGCTGA
- a CDS encoding TetR/AcrR family transcriptional regulator, which translates to MKVDRHEQDDARRERIARAAFELFARSGLEGTSAQDIARAAFVSRTNLYRYYPSKVHMLLAHFERTVRDTRDEAVRKLHAGAAPQAVWSHVTARMADLGVRYRHLVGAVGHAVLGARVAPAGSDEGVRTALTLVALVEPVLVAMRDRGALRGGVDTHLLSALLVDACLLALLHGGHRDQREVLRDWQDRFSLLLQGALAPGVTEESVRESGLIVADRDPSS; encoded by the coding sequence ATGAAGGTGGACCGCCACGAGCAGGACGACGCCCGGCGCGAGCGCATCGCCCGGGCGGCCTTCGAGCTGTTCGCCCGCTCCGGCCTGGAGGGCACGAGCGCCCAGGACATCGCCCGCGCCGCCTTCGTGAGCCGCACCAATCTCTACCGCTACTACCCCTCCAAGGTGCACATGCTCCTGGCCCACTTCGAGCGCACCGTGCGCGACACCCGCGATGAGGCGGTGCGAAAGCTGCACGCGGGAGCGGCCCCTCAGGCCGTGTGGAGCCACGTGACCGCCCGCATGGCCGACCTGGGCGTGCGTTACCGCCACCTGGTCGGGGCGGTGGGCCACGCCGTGCTGGGCGCGCGGGTGGCCCCGGCGGGCTCCGACGAGGGCGTCCGCACGGCGCTCACGCTTGTGGCGCTGGTCGAGCCCGTCCTCGTCGCCATGCGGGACCGGGGGGCGCTGCGGGGCGGGGTGGACACCCACCTGCTGAGCGCCCTGCTGGTGGACGCCTGCCTGCTCGCCCTGCTGCACGGCGGCCACCGCGACCAGCGCGAGGTGCTGCGCGACTGGCAGGACCGCTTTTCCCTGCTGCTCCAGGGGGCGCTGGCCCCCGGCGTGACCGAGGAGAGCGTGCGGGAAAGTGGGCTGATCGTGGCCGACCGGGACCCAAGCAGTTGA
- a CDS encoding RelA/SpoT family protein produces MEELRPLIADRPPADRERVERAYAFARDAHAGVKRKSGEPYITHPVAVATILARLGMDTDSLMAGLLHDTVEDVDGVTFDQIEREFGPDVRRIVEGETKVSKLSKQGSQQAEVGDSGRDIQAENLRQMLVAMTGDLRVIVVKLADRLHNMRTLGAMKPEKQARIARETMDIFAPLAHRLGIGQIKWELEDLAFKYLQPGDYEYLQSRLRTRQEERQALIEQAVEQLREALHDDLELPEWVSDIDIAGRSKHLWSIHNKMQKEGKALEQIFDLLAIRVILTPKELHVPPGTDEKRRERAEETREKRICYHTVSIVHSMWTPLPGRFKDYIAVPKPNGYQSLHTTVISQSGQPIEVQIRSRRMHEVAEYGVAAHWMYKQGSQLAQRDRENWLAQLRELQNEINDASDYLDAVKTDILSQRVRVFTPKGLAISLPAGSTPVDFAYHIHTRIGETTVGARVNGSIVPLSHKLNNGDMVEIVTSKNSHPSKDWLNFTVTRSARAKIRHHFRQQEREEALQHGHDLLERYLRKRQLPVRQLMRTKLLEEATQKLVGTRNPDDLYLALHAGKLTPSVVGRVLSPTLAQEQAPAPVRRPPPAPGESGGVFVEGLSTTTKLAQCCNPIRGDQIMGYLTRGRGVSIHRIDCPNMIRLLKDEPERCVAASWDSGTPGSTLVDFDVVAPDRSGLLADVLGVLAAQKRSPLKVEAGVGADDTAHIYLRLAVTGNGDVEALRSAILQVPGVADIVRVGKNGGWGRVTA; encoded by the coding sequence ATGGAGGAGCTTCGCCCGCTGATCGCGGACCGCCCCCCGGCCGACCGCGAGCGGGTGGAGCGGGCCTACGCCTTTGCCCGCGACGCCCACGCCGGGGTGAAACGCAAGAGCGGCGAGCCGTACATCACCCACCCGGTTGCGGTCGCCACCATCCTCGCGCGGCTGGGGATGGACACCGACAGCCTGATGGCCGGGCTGCTGCACGACACGGTCGAGGACGTGGACGGGGTGACCTTCGACCAGATCGAGCGCGAGTTCGGCCCCGACGTGCGGCGCATCGTGGAGGGCGAAACCAAGGTCAGCAAGCTCTCCAAGCAGGGCAGCCAGCAGGCCGAGGTGGGCGACTCGGGCCGCGACATCCAGGCCGAGAACCTGCGCCAGATGCTCGTCGCCATGACGGGCGACCTGCGCGTGATCGTCGTCAAGCTCGCCGACCGCCTGCACAACATGCGGACCCTGGGCGCCATGAAGCCCGAAAAGCAGGCCAGGATCGCCCGCGAGACGATGGACATCTTCGCGCCGCTCGCGCACCGCCTGGGCATCGGGCAGATCAAGTGGGAGCTGGAGGACCTCGCCTTCAAGTACCTCCAGCCCGGCGACTACGAGTACCTCCAGAGCCGGTTGCGGACCCGCCAGGAGGAGCGCCAGGCCCTGATCGAGCAGGCGGTGGAGCAACTGCGCGAGGCCCTCCACGACGACCTCGAACTCCCCGAATGGGTCAGCGACATCGACATCGCCGGTCGCTCCAAGCACCTCTGGAGCATCCACAACAAGATGCAGAAGGAGGGCAAGGCGCTGGAGCAGATTTTCGACCTCCTCGCCATCCGGGTGATCCTGACCCCGAAAGAACTCCACGTGCCCCCCGGCACCGACGAGAAGCGCCGCGAGCGGGCCGAGGAGACGCGGGAAAAGCGCATCTGCTACCACACGGTGTCCATCGTGCATTCGATGTGGACGCCGCTGCCGGGCCGCTTCAAGGACTACATCGCGGTGCCCAAGCCCAACGGCTACCAGAGCCTGCACACGACCGTCATCAGCCAGAGCGGGCAGCCCATCGAGGTCCAGATCCGCTCGCGCCGGATGCACGAGGTCGCTGAGTACGGGGTCGCCGCCCACTGGATGTACAAGCAGGGCTCGCAGCTCGCCCAGCGCGACCGCGAGAACTGGCTCGCCCAACTCCGCGAACTCCAGAACGAGATCAACGACGCCAGTGACTACCTCGACGCCGTCAAGACCGACATCCTCTCGCAGCGGGTGCGGGTCTTCACGCCCAAGGGGCTGGCGATCTCGCTCCCGGCGGGGAGCACGCCCGTGGACTTCGCCTACCACATCCACACCCGCATCGGCGAGACGACGGTGGGGGCGCGGGTGAACGGCTCCATCGTGCCGCTCTCGCACAAACTGAACAACGGCGACATGGTCGAGATCGTGACGAGCAAGAACAGCCACCCCAGCAAAGACTGGCTGAACTTCACCGTCACCCGCTCCGCCCGCGCCAAGATTCGCCACCACTTCCGCCAGCAGGAGCGCGAGGAGGCGTTGCAGCACGGGCACGACCTGCTGGAGCGCTACCTGCGCAAGCGCCAACTCCCGGTGCGGCAACTCATGCGGACCAAGCTGCTGGAGGAGGCGACCCAGAAGCTCGTGGGCACCCGCAACCCCGACGACCTGTACCTCGCCCTGCACGCGGGCAAGCTCACGCCCAGCGTGGTGGGCCGGGTGCTGTCGCCCACCCTGGCGCAGGAGCAAGCCCCCGCCCCGGTCCGGCGTCCCCCGCCCGCCCCCGGCGAATCCGGCGGCGTGTTCGTCGAGGGCCTGAGTACGACCACCAAGCTCGCCCAGTGCTGCAACCCCATCCGGGGCGACCAGATCATGGGCTACCTCACGCGCGGGCGGGGCGTCAGCATCCACCGCATCGACTGCCCCAACATGATCCGGCTGCTGAAGGACGAGCCCGAGCGCTGCGTCGCCGCCTCCTGGGACTCGGGGACGCCGGGCAGCACGCTCGTCGACTTCGACGTGGTCGCGCCGGACCGTTCGGGGCTGCTCGCCGACGTGCTGGGGGTCCTCGCCGCTCAGAAGCGCAGCCCGCTGAAGGTCGAGGCGGGGGTGGGCGCCGACGACACCGCGCACATCTACCTGCGGCTGGCGGTGACGGGAAACGGGGACGTGGAGGCGCTGCGGTCGGCCATCTTGCAGGTTCCTGGGGTCGCCGACATCGTGCGGGTGGGAAAAAATGGGGGCTGGGGCCGGGTCACGGCCTGA